In the Salmo trutta chromosome 13, fSalTru1.1, whole genome shotgun sequence genome, TCTGGTGTGTACTGAGTGATTTTGTCAAACACAAGTCATTCAGCACTCACTCATTGACATTACCTGACAAGTAAAAGGGACCCATTTTACTCCTCCAGTGCAGGCATTGCACAATGACCCAGGCTGGGCAACAACAGATTTGACATTTTTAGCAGATGATCAACAATGATCCATGAATACCATATTCTTTTCCTTGATTATAGCTGTCAAACTTAATGCATTTCAAAAGCAGTCAAAGTGCTCGTCAACAGTTAGAGCTTCCACTATACCTGTAGGTAACAGTGTTCTTCTCCCATTTTGGTTTCCTGTGGAGTGCTGATGTCAGACACTCTACATCTGGACACCTTCATCACCTCCAGAGTGTTTTTGTCCAGAACCCCAGTGACCTCCAGGCCAAAGAGTGCCTGCATGGCCTCCGGGCTCTTGTTGAAGTCAGGCTTGATAATACTCTAGGAAGTTGAGTTTGTCAACCCCACATCTGTGTAGTATTGAGACAGATAGTCCTGGTGTTGGAGGAGGATTAGAGACAACATTTTAAACAATCTGTTTTCTCATGCCTATTAGGACTCTCATGCGAAACAGGACAAGCATAACAAGTAGGCTAACAAGTATTTTCCCGCCTTATTCTGAGATAATACTGACGATAAGGATAGCAACATACTGAGCCATGTGATGCAATTCTTCAGATAAATTACCTCAGCGACTGTCTTGTCGTCCTCTGGTGATGTTTGGACCTCTGGAGCGCTGGTGGGGGCAGCATGACACAGACCCAAAACAGGCCAGAAACAGGACTGCAGAACCCGTATAAAGACAATTTACAAACCTGTGGTAATGCAGAGGGGAGACTCCCTGTCTATCACTCTGCCCTGTCCACATTCTCTTTTGAATGATCCCTGACAGTCTGGGGTGTACATGGTTTCGTTCAGAACATGAGTGAGATGCCAAGGTAAGCTTTGTGGTCTTGAACATTCCTGTAAACTTTTGGACAAACCCCTATCCTCAAGGAAGAGGGATCGTTCTCCTGATAACATTGTTGGAGGTGGTGTGTAGTTTTGGGTGATTGTTAGGGTGAGGTTTAGGCATACTGTAGGTACACATAAGTTAACATTGTAAGGATAAAACGGTGGTTAGTTTGAATATCTTTGATCAGTCAATGTAAGCACATTTATTAACAATCAAACTTCAAAATGCTTTTTTATTCAAAGACATTTCAAAAGTATAACATGTTACTACATTATAATACAATTAATCAATTTGTAATTTATGTTCTGTACCCATACAGTAAGATACCACAAGGGTTTAAGTGAAATGGCCTTGAAGATGTTTGCTTGATGATGCAATTTCACTTCTTGCAACACTGTCATCAACATTCAGCTGATGAGTTATCTTGGTTCATGCTAGGTGAGGTAGCCCTGAGGTACTTAGATACTGCATATTAATCTTACTCAATACAAGATTCAATTAATCCAATTTaaaatatcaaataaaaaaaCTACTTTGAACAGCAATTCTTAATATTTACATCAAAGCTACAAAAGACGTATTTGGGCAGGGACATTAAACCGATTGCTACGTACAAAATCTGGCATACTCATATCCCTAAGGTATACTTCAGGATATGTTCAATTGATTGAGCAGGTACACTCTTGTCAGATGTTCTTTCAAAGTTGGGCTAGGTCGGTAACAAGCTTTGTAacagagacaggtagcctagcggttagagcgttaggccagataccaaaaggtcgctggttcataGCCCCGAACCAAATTGGTGAAacaaatctgtcgatgtgcccttgagcaatgtACTTAAATCGAATTAATTATGTAAGTTGCTCTGTATAAGAGTGTCTGTAGGTAGGGTCACATCTAGTGTCTTTGACAGATATGTTAGCAGCCCAGCCATGCATTGGCTAGGATTCGATTCAGCACCCGGTTCCGTCTGTAGTCATAGTTGTATGCCTTTGTTCCACTGAAGAGATAGATAgtacctgttgttgagaaaatatGATAATGTTTTGTTAAAGTGGGCCTAGTAATCAAGATAACACAAACTTGTCATgatattaaaatgtatgcaatTTATGGCAAGGTGACATGGTGAAGTGTTTTATAGGCTACCTTGTAACTCAAATGCAGCATCAACCCTCCTCCCAATACCTGGCCAGTATGTTTGGATGTTTCTTGGAAATCCTGGATCCATCCTACGTCTGTGTTCATCGTATCTGTACAATAGACAACAAATAAACATTGAACTTATAAATAAATGACGGATAGCTTATGTGCAGTTCCTTTCTAAAAAAACATCTCATTGTTAAACACTAGATGGCAGGCTTTGCCTCTCAGGAGCTGGAATGCCTATTCATCAAAACATTGCTACAGTAAAAACATACTGCTCTTACCTAAACAGTGGACATTGGAAACAGTATATTTTCTGCAACAGaatattgtattatactgtaataaCCATTCACTTTGTTTGTCATTtaccaaaaaaacattttgttagaGGCTGTTTACCTGTAGTAATCGTGTCCTACGAAGAAGAAGGTTTTTCCATATTCACTGATATGAACAGCAGTGTCAATGTTCCTTACTCTGGCTGGGAATCCATAGTCATATATGGAGCCAAAGTGGCTTTTCACCTTAAGCTGTCGAACCACCCAGTACTTAGGACCTGAAACAAAGAGCACTTTCACTGCATTTGGAACCCTATGAAAACATACAACAAGAACTGCCAGATGCCAATGAGCTTTGTGAGTTTCTTGCATGAAGTGTGACAATTTTGACGCAGGGCTATAATTTAGGTCCAGTGGTTCTTTGAAACAACGTTCTGTTTCAAATCTAGCCCTGTCATGCTGCAAAGCCTAAGTGAGGCCTATGTCTTCACATTACCAGTGAAGACATATGCCACGCCTTTGGCAGGGATGTCATAGGCCGCATCCACAGGAGAGTTGATGCTGGGGAGGTATGTGCTGCTGGGGCCCTCTCTCAGACGGTTCCAGTATGTCGTCCATGTTGTCCTCAACCACATGTACCTGGAGGGAAACAAACATCTGTGTTGGGGCAAATAAGAACATATACTATAAAAATTATATTGCATAATTCAAAACTCCTTTACCTGTTTTTAAAGAACACAATTTCCTTCCCGAACACTGCCACTGcatcaacagagaagttgggaTCGCACTTCTTAGGAACGTTTGGTGGATCCTGTTTTCTGACTGGCTTGCCTTGGAAATAAAAGCAAAGTCTCCAATGTTTAGATAGAAATCCACCCAAAAATGTACCATGTGATAATTATGTTATTGCTGATTTCTACTCACCATACAGCGCCTGGATTCCCAGTGCATCATCTCGTGGCAGTGTGTACTGTGCTCCATTGTAATAATTGTAGTTGGGGTACATGAGAGATGAGGGGTCTTTGGAATGGGAGAGGCCTAGGGAGTGGCCTAACTCATGGGCCGCAACAGTGAACAGGTTGTAACCTAAAACAGCATCCAATAAGAAAATGTTTATTTGTCTACAACCATAGTCTTTTATAAAAGAAATTCAGATCATGTTATGCTTGTAACAGTGGCCCTACCTAGCTTGGAATGCCCCATCGTCCAGATTTCGTCCTCGTCAAAGTGCACATCTCCCCCCATGTCCTCCCCTGGCGCAAAGGCGTGGGCCAGAACACCCTTGGGGCCGTCAAAGGGAAAGAAGTCTCCGTGAGctatgatggatggatggagagagatggattaTCAGTCATGTACCTGGAAACTGGCTCCAATAAGTATATAAGTATAGCACAATTAAAACCTCACATGCAGCCACATACATTCTCTACCACCTCTATTAGAAAATACGCTGAACTGAACGGAGAATGATTCagggtcagaatacttttttTTGCGAAGGAGAGGATGATATCTGCCTTGTCGTGGTTGACCTTGATGAACTTCAGTGGGGCCGCGTCACTCCAGATCTTCAGGGCCAAACGGAATGAAGTATCCACCTCCTCTTGTGTAAGGTCAGGGGTGTACTGATCAATCCTGCAGGTCATTggcacacagacaacacagaaaAACATGAAGCAGCCTGAAAGAAAGCATAAAAAACTGGGCTAGTTAGATCTAGTGAGCTGGTAATCTGTTGGCAGATGTCTGGTTttaaaagggaaaggggggtacctagtcagttgaacaactgaatgcattcaactgaaatctgtcttccacatttaacccaacccctctaaatcagagagATGCGGGGGGCAGCCATAATCGACATcgacgtcttcggcgcccggggaacagtgggttaactgccttgctcaggggcagaatgacagatttttaccttgccagctcgggaatttgatccagcaaccttttggttactggcccaacgcttgaACCACTATACAATTCAGTGATGAAACAAAACTGTGATGTTATGATGAAAACAAGGTTAATTTTGGGGATTATGTCATTCCTcttatacacagtgtacaaaacaagaacaccttcctaatattgagttgtaccccatttttccctcagaacagcctcaattcattggggtgtggactctacaaggtgtcgaaagcatttcacagggatgctggcccatgttgactccaaattttcccacagttgtgtcaagttggctggatgtcctttgggtggtggactattcttgatacacatgggaaactgttgagcataatccagaagtgttgcagttcttgaaacactcaaactggtgcgcgtggcacctactaccataccccgttcaaggcacttaaatcttttgtcttgcacattcaccctttgaatggcacacataaaaatccatgtctcacttgtctcaaggcttaaaatccttctttaacctgtttcctcctcttcatctactctgagtgaagtggatttaacagttgaaatcaataagggatcatagctttcacctggattcacctggtcagtctatgtcatggaaagagcaggtgttcctaatgtgtaCTACACTTAGTGTAATTCCCTGCAGTTAAAAAATATGAAAGTCTGTTTTAGGAAGTTATATCTATATTCTGACAGATATTTTGAATATCAATAGAGCAAATCTCAAaagataaaatgtatttattttatatttattttaccagTCAGGTCTATttagaacaaattgttatttacaatgacagcctggcTAGAGGCAAAAGGCATCCTGTGTGGCAGGGGCATGGGATTACAAAAATGGTACAACAAGATGGATAACACAGATGGAAGACAATTGTCAGCAAAAAGAAGAAGACATTGTGACCGACAACCGATACTAGACAGATAACAGATAATAATATGCACCTGTATGTGATGGTGTGATTCTTCCACTTGATCTGGTCAGGGTAAAAGCTGTAGTTTTCCACATCAGGCACTCCACACCTATGCTTCCTCATCACAGAGAGTGTCTGGAGATCCAATATGCCAGTCTGCTTCAGACTAAAGAAAGCCTGCATCTCCCTGATCTTTTCCCCCagggctgtggtggtggtggcccTCCTATTGCGGGGCCGGGGGCCACTGCTGGGGCTCATGTGGTAGAACCTCCTCAGGTAACCCTATCATACAGCTGGTTACTAACCAAACTTCCACTGATAGCAGGTCACTTCTCTTATAAGGACAAATAAGTCTTATTTGTCCTAAAGTAGGCACAACCATTAGTTGTCCAGAAGATGACAGATTTTGCTTGACCTAAAGTAGTCTTAACTTTAAGTTGTTCTAAAGTGCACCTCATAAATGTACTCAATatttaccattgaaaaacaaacaataacTAGAATTGCAATACCTGAACAAGTAGTCAAAACACAATCAATGTATTCCaatacagttttttttcttctagagATAGGATTTTCCAGAAGATTTTCTAAAGAGTGGCTGAAAACACAAACCTCAGCCAGTTCCATGTCCTCAAGCCTTGGCCATTGTTCCTTAGAGATGGGTAAAGTCCACAACAGGTCTGTGAGCACTAGAAAGCACAGCACTTGGATCCAGGGCCAGAGCCACTCCATCTTTAAACGAACAAGCTCTTCACAGCCCATGGCTTTATAGATAAGAGCATGCTTAAGGTCTGTGGTGAATCACATGGTTTCCAAGCCCTCAATCATGCAGTTGCAGCAGTTCTACCTGCAGCTATTACCATGAGGTGTGTGGTAAGAATAATTACTCTTTGGAAAACCCTGAACTATATCTTGTTTACCTCAATTCAGGTCTTAAGAGTGAGAAACAGGATAAAGGGATGTCCTATAGCCCTATCTGTCAACACTGGGCTTGTTACTTTGGTTACCAAGTATATTGTTTCCTGCAAGCAGGCTAGACGTTTGCACGTCAATCGTCTTTCTAATATTTCTAAAATATCCAAATGACATATGGCCTTATGTTGGCCATGATTTTTAAACAACAATTGGATTAGACTAGAGGTATTTGGAATAACTTTATTATACTGGAGTTATTTGGCTGACCTGTTGAATTGCACGTGTCAAATAGGCAGTGTTGTCCTCCCTTAGTCGTAATGTGTCAATTGGCACACAGCTCCAATAACATAGATACTCTCGGGCTGGTTTGATATCTTCATTACAATCTCAACCGTACTTGTAGATGTCTGAACTGAAATATGTGATTTAGGAAATGTTTATGAAATTAGCCATAGAAACTCACCCACTAATTTCTGCCTGATGTGCTGGGAGCATGTTGGTATTATGTAACACATTCCTTTCTCACGGTATTGATTCATGAACCTGTAAATATTTCCAAAATGTTTTCCTTACAGGCAACCCAATACATTGGACTGAACTCAACATGTTAGAATTATGCCAACAACTTTATATAGCTTTGCATAGCCTTTATTGCATTATGGTCACAAACATTTAATTTCCCATTAAATGTTTTTGGTCACTTCATATCAAAATCCTTCAGCATCTGAGCCAGGTATTTGCTTTCTCAGTTCCAACAACTTGTTTCTGGGTATAATCGTACTTAAAAACTTTGGTCCAACAAAAAAGTAGATGAAGTCTAGGATAAAccaaaactgaacaattaaaagGAGTTTTACAAAATGAAATGTTCAAATTGAGCTGGCATGGTCTTTGTTGTTGTGATATAATAGTAGCTTACCATCTTTCTAGACAGCTGCATCGATAGTAGTATTGAGTCATGGGAAGTCATTGGAGATGTACTGTGGGTATCCAGCATCCATAACTCTTCGTTTTTCATTATAactgaaaataaatatatataaatacagtaccagtcaaatacaactactcattcaagggttttgatatatttaatttgtggaatttctttccttcttaatttgtttgagccaatcagttgtgttgtgacaaggtaggtgtggtatacagaagattgccctatttggtaaaagaccaagtccataatatggcaagaacaactcaaataagcaaagagaaacaacagtccatcattactttattaagacatgaaggtcagtcaatgaggaaaatgtcaagaactgaaagtttcttcaagtgcagtcgcaaaaaccatcaagtgctatgatgaaactgtctctcatgaggaccgccataggaaaggaagatgcagagttacctctgctgcagaggacacgctcattagagttaactgcacctcatattgttgcccaaataaatgattcacagagttcaagtaacagacacatctcaatatcaactgttcagaggagaatgaaAGAATCAGGCCACCATGAATGAATTTCtgccaagaaaccactactaaagacatcaataggaagaagagacttgcttaggccaagaaacacgagcaatggacattagacctgtggaaatctgtcctttggtctgatgagtcgaaatttgagatttttggttccagccgccgtgtctttgtgagatgcagagtaggtgaacggatgatctccacatgtgtggttcccactgtgaagcatggagaaggaggtgtgatggtgtggaggtgttttgctggtgacattatcagtgatttatttagaattcaaggcacacttaaaacctgttggggctagggggcagtatttgcacggccggataaaaaacgtacccgatttaatctggttactactcctgcccagaaactagaatatgcatataattagtagattttggtagaaaacactctaaagtttctaaaactgtttgaatggtgtctgtgagtataacagaactcatatggcaggccaaaacctgagaagattccatactggaagtgccctgtctgacaatttattgtccttctgtagcctctctatcgaaaatgcagcatctgtgctgtaacgtgacattttctaaggcttccattggctctcagaaggcgccagaaagtgtaatgagatgtctgcagtctctgggtgaagaacagcagcagagtttgttactggcctgcctggggacagtgacactggagatgcacgttcatgtgaattctccattttgttctttcagtctttgaatgaacaCAACATAGCCCGGTTgcaatattatcgctattttacgagaaaaatcccataaaaatttattttaaacagcgtttgacatgcttcgaagtacggtcaTGGAAAAATTTTGAATTtgtttgtcacgatatgcgctggcgcgtcacccttcggatagtgtcttgaacgcacgaacaaaacggagctatttcaatataactatggattatttcgaaccaaaacaacatttgttgttgaagtagaagtgctgggagtgcattctgacgaagaacagcaaaggtaataacatttttcttatagtaaatctgagttttgtgagtaccaaacttggtgggtgtcaaaatagctagcctgtgatgaccgggctatctactcagaatattgcaaaatgtgctttcaccgaaaagctattttaaaatcagacaccgcgattgcataaaggagttctgtatctataattcttaaaataattgttatattttttgtgaacgtttatcatgagtaatttagtaaattcaccggaagtgttcggtgggaatgctagtcacatgctaatgtaaaatgctgttttgtgatataaatatgaacttgattgaacaaaacatgcatgtattgtataac is a window encoding:
- the mmp20a gene encoding matrix metalloproteinase-20, which translates into the protein MSPSSGPRPRNRRATTTTALGEKIREMQAFFSLKQTGILDLQTLSVMRKHRCGVPDVENYSFYPDQIKWKNHTITYRIDQYTPDLTQEEVDTSFRLALKIWSDAAPLKFIKVNHDKADIILSFAKKTHGDFFPFDGPKGVLAHAFAPGEDMGGDVHFDEDEIWTMGHSKLGYNLFTVAAHELGHSLGLSHSKDPSSLMYPNYNYYNGAQYTLPRDDALGIQALYGKPVRKQDPPNVPKKCDPNFSVDAVAVFGKEIVFFKNRYMWLRTTWTTYWNRLREGPSSTYLPSINSPVDAAYDIPAKGVAYVFTGPKYWVVRQLKVKSHFGSIYDYGFPARVRNIDTAVHISEYGKTFFFVGHDYYRYDEHRRRMDPGFPRNIQTYWPGIGRRVDAAFELQGTIYLFSGTKAYNYDYRRNRVLNRILANAWLGC